Part of the Triticum urartu cultivar G1812 chromosome 2, Tu2.1, whole genome shotgun sequence genome, CTACTAATAAGTAGCAATAGCGTCGTGTTTTGACCAGTGCTACTGCTATAcctctgtgtataaggttttccctagtagtggggtGCGTCGGAGTGCGCCTCGCCGGGCGGTGAAGACGCCGTGTGCTGGTTGTCGCCGGGTCCGGCGACTCGGACGGAGCCGGCCGGCTTGGTGAGCTAGTTGAGGCGGTCTTGCTGCGCGTTGGCCGCGGCGAGGAGGTCGTTCACCCTCTTGAGGCGATCCTGCAGCTCCTCGCCCGCGAGCTGATCCATGCCGGCcgcggccgcctgggcggcacacATGTTCTTCACGGGAGTCTCGTAGAGGGAAGGGAGGACGCCGAAAGCGCGCCCGATCGCGCCACCCTGGGCTCGCACGTCGGCGATCCGGCTTCGCTCGGGGGCGGTAGGTGTGAAGCCGTAGGCGGCGTCGTGCTCCAGCTGGGCGGAGTCGAGGCGACGCTGCGTGGCGGTGAGTGTCTCGGTGAGATCCAACAGGCGCTGGTGATCGTCGTTGAGGCGAGTCCGGGCCTCGTCGATGTTGGAGGTGTCGATGTCGGTGCCGATGGGAACGCGGAGGCTCTGTATCGTGGTGCGCAGCGGGTTGGGCGAGCCGACCCTATCCGCCGCGGCCTTAGCTTCGACGACCTTCCTTTTCGCGCTCGATGAGGAGGAGGCGTCGATGTCGGTGACGAAAACCTCCACGCAAAGGTCCATCGTGCCGGCGGGAGCGCCGTCGTTGATGGGGAGCGGGGAGTCGGAAAAGCTAAGTACCTCGCGGGGGTACTTGTCGTCCGTAGGCACGTCGGAGATGCGCAGCGTGGCGAAGGAGGCGGCGAGCGCGTCGATGACGTCGTTCGCCAGCATGACGGGCTCGTCGGAGTCGGGAAGATCCCCGTCTGAAGCATGCTCCCGGCCAGGACCTCGAgcggccccacggtgggcaccaactgtcatggtgggcgcacggcagatgccaagggatggctaaagaTAGGAGGAGGCTTGAGGGCACAGGTGGGATCCAGAGGCGAGGTCGGCATGAGCGAGCGCGGGACgcaagacatacccaggttcggggctctccggagagataacacctcTAGTCCTGACGAGTGTGGTTTATATGTAACAGTACAGAGCTGCTCCTAGAGCTGTATGGAGGAAGAAGGAGGTCTGGCCAAGGCTTAGGCTGCTCCCTCTCCTCGGGTGTTGCTTGCTAGGTGTGTGTGTGATCGCCCGTGCGAATGAAGTGGCTGCCCGTATGCATGGGGGCACCCGAGGGGTTTTATAGGTcaaccccccaggggtacaaggGTAATGTTGGGGGTTTGCCTCGAGCTCCTTGGCCCCTGTTCATGCCCCGACACCACTGTCATTTGCCTTCCCAGGAAGTTCCTGTTCGCCTCGGCTTCAACTTCATCATGCGTGGCCATAACCACACCAAGATGTTGCGTCTTGCACCTGTGATGTCTTGCGTGGACGCATTTGAAACCGGATTGGAACCTCAAGAGCCAAGTACCGTGAGTCCGAAGATCTTGGATGCaccaagtccctcgacgacaagtTCCTCTCCGAACATGTACAACTACACCTTGTGATGTGTCGAGTACCTCTACCGACGTCCCCGAACATCTACGAAacgtgtacgactaccgtcgAACCTTGAAGacccgtgaacgactacttcccaTGACGCCctgtgaacgactacttccactaccgtcgcgaGAATGACTACTTCCCTTGACGAACTCGTTCCGCCTTGAAaatgcacgcttcaaaggtataacatCGAGACGGCCGCCGTGGACGAATGTTGTGTGATGTATGATATGAACCCCGTTTTTACACCGTGCATGTTTGTTTCGTGCACGTCCCTTGTTTGCCATGCCACCGAcacatgggacacccggtatccgggatcactcCCCGTTGCATTACACATTCCATGCATCCCATGTTTCTTTTGCATCgacgtctcaatgagttgtcggaatCGGAACAATGCCTTGGCATCATTTTCGTTATCGCCGCCATGGCACCCCTTTCATTCCGTCATGGCGACCAAATgcatcataccatgttcatgtcaACTTTTAACAAAAAATGCGtaaaacttgcatatgtcatccgTATCATGATAACAACATGTAAATGCATTAAGAAATGTTGTTTGCATGAAAATTGctaaatatgcatatggggattttccggaattattgttgttgtttccgacctcatttaaaatgcctaaatgtgtagtttacttatgctttacctcttgccatgtttaacaacatttaatattgatgggtagcataagcgggagtgaactaaatctttgaatgtggtgtttcatcaatatgcaactcgttgcatattgagatccacttaacttgtagtattgtttcttgcactttgccatgccatgactcattaaactggacatgcatcatacttgattggacatcatgccatggttatgatatgtgtgtttaccatgttgtttgcttcttttccggttgtacttcttctcgatagttccgGTTACGTTGCGATTGTGAGTATCCGTTCGACTACATTGGTTCGTATACTTCATGGATtcgatcttcttcctagcgggatttcaggcaagatgaccgttactctggataccactactatctttgctttgctagttgtctcgatgctatcgctatgtcgcgctacctaccacttgtttatcaagcctcccaaattgtcatgatagcctctaacctttttcaccatcctagcaaaccgttgtttggctatgtaccgctttgctcagcccctcttatagcgttgctagttgcaggtgcagttgcagtttgttccatgttgggacatggatatcatgggatatcacaatatctcttatttaattaatgcatctatatacttggtaaagggtggaaggctctgtcttttgcctggtgttttgttccactcttgccgccctagtttccgtcataccggtgttatgttccttgattttgtgtcccTAACACGACGAGGGTTTATGGGCcactcttgacagttcgctttgaataaaactcttccaacaaggcccaacattggttttaacatttgccataaTAATATTGAAGTAAATAATTAATTGGCATAGGGCATCATGAACCCGAGGATTCTTTTCTACATACAGGGGGCcagtgctgatggtgttggtcccaaactaGAGTCCCTTACAGCGCCGCCACagttgtacggactgctcatcCGGACGTGGCTTGAGACGAGATAcgcgcggctactatcagggtgtcggcacgcggggaggtcttgctggattagttttaccattgccgaaatgtcttgtgcatcgagattccgagtctgatcggagggtcccgcgatggaggattgtctccgcggatcatgagcttgtcatgggctaagttgggacacccctgcagggtttaaactttcgagagtcgtgcccgcggttatgtggcagatgagaatttgttaatatctggttgtagtggacttgaactaaactcaattagaatacaccaaccgcgtgcgtaGCCGTGACTGTCTCTTTTTGGGTGagtcgagaagagaacacggtggggttatgtttgaacgtaagtagttcaggatgacttcttgatcattactagtttgcgaccgttgcatagtttctcatcttaatcttgtactcgtaagttagccaccatacaatgcttagttgcttgctgcaacctcaccacttatccattccataccctttaagctttgctagtcttcatacccatggtaatgggattgctgagttctcgtggctcacagattactacaacaacagttgtaGGTACATGTAATGCGATGATCTGGCGTGAGAGCAATGCTTGATtgcttttggagttcttcttcttcttcgatcaagggaaTAGGTTTCGGGTCGgggagcctgggattagcagggtggatgtcgttcttgTTTTTCGTTTggtttcatccgtagtcggatcctgctcttctgtatgatgattgctatgtattgatgaactgttgtattcatattgtagcttgtggcgagtgtaagcctttatcttgtattctcatatattcagtacatggtatgttgtaatgatatccaccttgttATGCACTCGAAATACGGTTGTGCCTcaatcatgagttcatcacgtgattgggatagaatcgcatcttgggcgctacaaAATTGTCCAATAATCATTCTGTTAGAAGTGTGATTTTATTTAAATTAAGTTTCCCAAGGTTCTCCCTATTACTGAATCATTTTGACTGCATGCATGTGAATCGTGTTCTCATTGGAATATCATATATGCATAATTCTTGAAGTGCACTTtactcttttctttctttcttttttatgaCTACTGAGTTAAGGTTATCCGATACGTCCAGGTACATGCATTTAGGCGAATTTACTCTTATGGGATGTGCAGTCCATTGGCCATAGCTCACTCTGATTTCATGGTATCACTCCTACGTATTGTTTGGGGCTTATCTACCATGGCAATATGATTGACTTATCTCATGCATGTCCACTTTTTCTTTTTGAAATCTAACAAGTAGACTTTGCATGAATTCCCTTTTGTCGTCCTAGATTGACATAACTTCCTGATTGAATGGCAAGACGAGTTATTGTTTGAGACAAAAAAGTTTGTTGATTCTTGAATATATATTGTGAAAAGTTATGAAACCGACAAGCGATCCAAATTAGCAATGAAATGGGAAGGGTCGCCATCTTTAAAAAAAGGGTATTGTATGCCTTTCTTAGTTTCGACCTTTGATAATTCGCATATGCTAATGAATACCTATTTGCTAGCTGTCCAGTAAAATACATGGAGGTATGCAAGGTGACAGTTAAATTTTCACGAAACAAGGTATCTATTTTTGTTAGTAATGGAAGAGGTGAATATATTATCGACAGTTGAGCCCAAGAATATTTTGATTCTAAAATTGATCATTTGAACACTGGATTTGTTGGCTTTGATTTATCCAGGTTGGTGCCCCTGCAATCAACCACAAAGTCTTTGCTTTCCACTCTTTGTTGTCACAGTGTATCTGTGTTCCATGACCTTAGTTCCCTTGGCAGAAATTGTTTAAGATTGTTGGAGATACCCTGCAAATCATCCTTTTGTTTTACACTCACTAATGACGGATTCACTTATATTTATGTACCCCCTATTGATCCTATATAAATTCTCGTTCGTTGTGCTAATATTCAGAGAACTCCACCTCTATTTTTACTCCTTATTCTGTAACAATTTTCCTGTATTGACCAGATGTTTAGTGCCCGGGTGTAATCCCTTGGAGAATCTTTGTCTATTATACTGCAATGTACAGTAGAATTTTATTGCAGGCTGGCAACAATGTCTGAAAATGCATTTTCATTGTTTAAATAATAAAAGTTGTTCAAAATTTCTAAAATATTTGTATGGCTTATTTTATTCTTAGTTTATGAAATATTCCTAATGTCTTTCCTAAATATTTATATTTTTAGATGTCATGAAGCGAGTATTTGTGAGAGAGTTTTTTTAGAGCCAAAAGAGTCATGATCAATCATGAAACTTGTATCGATCAACCATCTTAATTCAAATCCCATATGTTTGATTTCACAACTTGAACCAACAAGTCTATTAGGCCTAAAAGGGGCTCAACATGTCACTTTCTTGCAGATCCACCAAATTTCTTTCTTTGGTTGTATGCCACTATTGCAGATTAACCGAATTCCTCTCTTCGATTACAGACCAAAAATGGAGTCAAGCACAATCTACGAGAAAGCACGATACTTTTTGAAGTTGCAACACGCATTAATCCCTAACAACTAAGAGCAAAAATAGACGGGCGCGGCAACGCGCGCCATCAGTGATCTAGTATACACAGATTATGACACACACACATCGAAAACATATATCACATCTAGTAAAGTAAATATAAAATAATTTGTCTCCAGACGATATTGATCCCGGTAGTCAATATCAAAACACAAGGCATGGGTATGTGGTTTTCCCTGTTGCAACGCACGGCAGTTTTCCTACTACCGCCGGCTCGGTGAATAAGTCTTTCGCGTAGTTTTAGGTCAACGATTTAACTATCTAAATATGTATTATATGTGAAAAAAATATATACTTAGAAACTACATCCGTGTAGAAATCTAGTGATATACTTTTCATGACATATAATACATATTTACTTCCTCAAATCAATGACGTAGAACTACGTGAAAGACTTATTCATCTAGACGGAGGTAGTagtaaaataaaaaagaaaaaggaaacgAAAGGAAAACCAGTCATGGAGGATTAACAAAAAAGGAAGAAACCAGAAAGAACCGTGAAAAAAAAAATACGTTTCCTAGCTATTTGGGCTGGCCCATATGCGGTCTGTTCGCCTAGTAGGAAAACCCTATTTGTCCGCTCGAGCAGAGCAAGGGATTCGTCAGGTGGCGGCGGCTCGCGAGTACGAGCTCGACGGCGGCTGAGCATCGTCGGCTTCGGGAGTTGGAGACTCGCGAGTACGAGTACCCACATGTGTCTGTAGATTGAGAGAGCAGTCAGGCGGCGGCGACTCGCGAGTACGAGCTCGACGGCGGCTGAGCATCGTCGGGTTCGGGAGTTGGAGAGGATgagggggaggcggcggcgcggcgggcgcCTGGAGTCTCGGCATCCGACCTCAGGTCCAAGCTGCCGACGGAGGCTGTTGCGCCGCGAGCACGCTGAGCCTGAGGTAGCTGGACGACGGCCACAGCGATGCACGAGGAGGCGAGCCCGAGGCGGTGGGTGGCGGCGGATCCAGTCATGCTCCTCCTGAATTCCCCGTCGTCGTGCTACCGAGGGCGTCTTCACCCAGATCTCCTCACGCCGGTGCGCATGGCGACTCCTGCCGCTGGTTCCGCCTGCCGGTCGCGACGACGTAAACGAACAGAGCATGTGCTCGCGGCGGAGGATGCTCTCTCGCTCCCGCGGAACGCTTGCCTCGCCCGCCGCCACGGACAAGGTAGACACCCTCCTACAGCCTTATGTTGTTGCTTCCCAGCTGTTTGCCGTGTGATGCTCCTGCTTCCCTTTGTTTGCCGCGTGATGCTCTGCTGCTGCCACTActctgctactgctgctaatttGCCCCGCTGGAACTCACAAGGAAGATATAAATTTTGTGACTAAAGCATATTTGATCAGCTGTCCTGTTACAAAACATAGATTTTTTCTAGCATCAGGCAAAGAATCATAATGTGCACTCAGTTCACACAGCACACACTCATTTTCTTTAGGGAAACATATACGGAAGTTGTGATTTGAAAGGACTATCAATCTACATAAATCATGGCAAAGTTTCCTACATTTTTCGGAGCGGGTTCATTGACGAGATTCAAGATACAACCTGCTGCTGCTAATTTGCTGTAGTGCTATTTTAAAGATGATGATGACAGATTACCACCATCAAGCATTGCTAATGACGAGTTAGAATTTTTTTATAGTTGGTAGCCAATGGGAAAAGCAAATCAGCAAGAGTTCTACTTCTCATTAGATGAATGCCAGAAATGGATTATTTCTTTAAATTATGAACTTAGCACGTTGAGAAATACAACAATGTGTAGAATGTGAAGTTCAAAGAATGGCTGAAGATCATTATGGACAGGCTCAGCTTGCACCATGTCACTTGATTCGTCTATTTAGGTGGTGATGTCAGAAGAAGGTAAATTGTTAGGTTTCAAGTAGATTCTCATACGGTGGGTATAGTTAGTGACATGTGTTATCAGTAGATTCTCATATGGTGGCCAACTATCTGTTCCTGAACGGTTTGTGGCAAGATAGTGGGAAAACACACCAGTTGTTCCAGCACTTATGATGAATGTTGCCCTCCTGAGAAGTTGATCAGCTCTTCTTGGTCTGACTAATCTTTGGAGGTTTCTTCTGTTATGCCATAGGTCCTCGACTTGATTGGAAAATGATAGTGTATTCTATCatggagaaaaaaacaaaaacacagCTAGCTAATTAGTACCTAAAATACTGGCACTGAATAATCGGAATAGCTTGATTTATTAACTAGCTATCCACTCTTTTGTGATCTTGTAACTAATTGAATTTGGTGAATGTTATTTCTGTATGCAATTTGCATGTGCTAGTAGAATGTTACTCCCTCGGTTCACATATATAAGATGTTCTACCTTTTTTTCTGAttcagatgtatatagatgcattttagtgtgtttgttcatTCATTTCAGTCCGTATGTTGTCCATgttgaaatatccaaaacatcttatatttgtgaacagagggagtatttctttatgtaattggcaagcGCTGGTGGAAAGTGACAACAGAAGTTTTCTTGCTATTGCGGCAGGCAACAAAATGGAGCATATTCCAGAAGGATttattttgcacataaaagtGATGGCTTGGGCCTTCGGCACCATGGCGGCATCAGTTTGCACGTTGTCGCTCCACTTGTATTGCTGGTTGCAAAGAAAGGTGCGAACAGTCCATTAGGAGGTGAAACTTAAGCACTATGTAAGCTCAGCAACTTGCTTCCAGTAAAAAACACAAATTTGGATGAGGTTTGTTCAGTGCAACCTGCTTCTAATTCCTTAGCATTAATGCTTCTATTGATATTGCAGTTAGTGAAAATTTCTCTAGCATTGTGCAAGCTGCTGCTGTTGCATTTAAATCGGTTTGTCCAAATCGACAGTCCGAGGCTCCAATCGATGCAGTCGCGACCCCGCCTCTATCAGCTCACCACCCAACCAGTTACACTCAGTTATGTGACAGTTTTGATTCATTCTACAGAATTATTGGAACTCTGGAATGACCAAATCCCAATTCTGCTTCAAAGGTAATGATTCTGTTCTATCAACCACCCTAAATTTGTCCACAAGTGATGTTTACGACATGGTTATCTATTTCACACATTCTTATTCTATGTATATATTGTGATTATATTTTCTTTTCCTTAGTTGTGTTGCTGTTCAGTTGGCTGTTAAGTTTACGGTTATTTCCCCCGCAAAAAAAGGGTTATGGTTATTTATTCCAAAAGAGAAAAGCATGTTTCTTTGTAGGAGACTATCTGCTATATAGACTTGAATATTTGTAATGTTTCTTTTACAAACATACGATGTTATAGAGTGTAGACACGGGCCTAGACATCTAGCCAAACCTACctatagcatttctaaaacgATATAATTATAATGGTTACATGTAAATTACGTGTGTAGATTTATCCTTTTTTCATATGCCTTACTTGGTAGATTATGAAAATATGGTGTGATGTATAAAAGTTTATGGTCAATGCTAGTTTAGTGTTTGGGTCAAATTATTATTTGAAAGTAGGGGTTAAAGTTTGCCAAGAAAAAAGCAGATTATTATTTGAGATTGATAGAGTATGACTATATCCCACTCGGTCTTGTTTCCATCAAAAGTGTGTCCCCACTTCGTTGAAGAATACAGCTACCACTCGGTCTTGAGATTGATAGAGTATGACTATATCCCACTCGGTCTTGTTTCCATCAAAAGTGTGTCCCCACTTCGTTGAAGAATACAGCTACCATTTTGGTAGTGGGCCTAACTCATCTCAGCGGTTTTGTTTGGGCCTCATTCCCCTAATACGCTAGTAATTGTTTTATTTCCCATATTTCCCTTAGTCTCGCTCCCAAGGAAGGGAATGCCAGCAGCCATGGCGGCAGTGTCCCCTTGGGCCATTCATGCCACTTGAGAGGATGAAGGCTTCGACGACGTCACGCGAGAGACATCGGCGCAAGCGAGGTTGCCACCATCCTTGTTGCAACGATAATGACACAACGGAGGGTAGAACGGGATGGTGGGTGACGGCATTGCGGAAGGAGGTGCCGACCACTCATCTGACCCAGGGAAGCAACAATAATGTGCAATGTTTTAGTCCcgtatctatctatctatctatctatctatctatctatctatctatctatacctatactaattacagactcccAAAAAATTACCACGTTAATCAGTAATTAGGAGCCGTTAATCTGGTGGGACCGAGTTATTACGGT contains:
- the LOC125539630 gene encoding uncharacterized protein LOC125539630 produces the protein MHEEASPRRWVAADPVMLLLNSPSSCYRGRLHPDLLTPVRMATPAAGSACRSRRRKRTEHVLAAEDALSLPRNACLARRHGQGNKMEHIPEGFILHIKVMAWAFGTMAASVCTLSLHLYCWLQRKLVKISLALCKLLLLHLNRFVQIDSPRLQSMQSRPRLYQLTTQPVTLSYVTVLIHSTELLELWNDQIPILLQR